One window from the genome of Streptococcus salivarius encodes:
- a CDS encoding DEAD/DEAH box helicase, translated as MAKLMPGRVRNEGIELFEKDLITIHQVSETQLDTTVDQHHLIYALNDSEITCDCDYFAQKGYCPHLAAIEYYLKNDKEGQRLLTELEEEQESSQGQERGHSFGGLFLEGLSLNEDDTVRYSLMVEGEESTFGSEIWWSIRLRRLPDERSYVIRDIPAFLKLVEAESYYQIGKNYYEPLSLIQFDQASQAFLDFLGRMIPDEAKTNLDFILPNNARHLCLPYGFFEEGLRRMQDLDGFRFEWEGTEYHRLLVEDLTADAHLFSFDISVEPKMIELTVAEKNSQAFFNNRILFYQGVFYRLNRKQQKLLVGLRSLPIGSDLNKHVSFNLDEQAILAASLFDFRTMGPVKAPKAFNIKDFTPRFHFDLKGDSEVILTLAFDFDGFLVHNRQELSHLGFTSNYRHEQAVFRLMAKHGFTPDFQSSKRLSSSQELYDFFTNTLAEFDNTGTVLIGQELRDLRVEQSPQVQVERQGNLLDISFDFSSLDDEDVDHALAALMESSPYFINRSGQLIVFDEATHRISESLKTLRARYSGQGHLELNQLTAYQLMEALSESDSVRFSKDFQLLTQHLSKPETFDLPTYKVEADLRPYQEKGVQWLSMLHHYGFGGILADDMGLGKTLQTIAYLSAHLEEEQRVLVLSPSSLIYNWQDEFKKFAPQLDVAVSYGLKPRRDDIIAEDHQIIITSYASFRQDFDAYKAGKYDYLILDEAQVMKNTQTKIAQYLRDFSVPHCLALSGTPIENHLLEIWSIFQIILPGLLPAKKTFLKLTPKEVARYISPFILRRRKEEVLPDLPDLIEITHQSELSDAQKAIYLAQLQQMQQGLISASDQEINRRKVEILSGITRLRQICDTPALFMDYAGDSGKLDSLRELLSQIKESDHRVLIFSQFRGMLDITEGLLQELGISSYKLTGSTPSDSRQEMTRAFNQGSRDAFLISLKAGGVGLNLTGADTVILIDLWWNPAVEMQAISRAHRIGQEQNVEVYRLITRGTIEEKILELQEGKKNLVTTVLDGNESRASMTVEDIKEILGIVIS; from the coding sequence ATGGCAAAATTGATGCCGGGTAGAGTCCGTAATGAGGGTATTGAACTTTTTGAAAAGGATCTCATTACCATTCATCAGGTCTCAGAAACTCAGTTAGATACAACAGTTGACCAACATCATTTAATTTATGCACTCAATGATTCTGAAATCACGTGTGACTGTGATTATTTCGCTCAAAAAGGCTATTGTCCCCATTTGGCAGCGATTGAGTATTATCTAAAAAACGACAAAGAAGGCCAGCGTCTCTTGACAGAATTGGAAGAGGAACAAGAGTCCTCTCAGGGCCAAGAGCGAGGACACTCTTTTGGTGGTTTATTTTTAGAAGGCCTTTCCCTAAATGAGGATGATACTGTTAGATATAGCTTGATGGTAGAGGGAGAGGAATCTACCTTTGGTTCAGAGATTTGGTGGAGTATACGTTTACGTCGCTTACCAGATGAACGTTCTTATGTTATTCGAGATATTCCTGCCTTTCTCAAACTTGTAGAGGCTGAGAGTTATTATCAGATAGGTAAGAACTATTATGAACCCCTATCGCTTATTCAATTTGACCAGGCTTCACAGGCATTTTTAGACTTCTTAGGACGGATGATTCCAGATGAAGCCAAGACTAATTTAGACTTTATTTTACCGAATAATGCACGTCATCTTTGTCTCCCCTACGGTTTTTTTGAGGAAGGTTTGAGACGGATGCAAGATTTGGATGGCTTTAGGTTTGAATGGGAAGGAACCGAATATCACCGACTTTTGGTTGAGGATTTGACTGCTGATGCCCATCTCTTCTCGTTTGATATTTCTGTTGAGCCTAAGATGATTGAATTGACTGTTGCTGAGAAGAATAGTCAGGCCTTTTTTAATAATCGTATTCTCTTTTATCAAGGTGTTTTTTATCGTTTGAATCGAAAACAACAAAAACTTTTGGTTGGTTTACGCTCTCTTCCAATCGGAAGCGATTTGAATAAGCATGTCAGCTTTAATCTTGATGAACAAGCCATCTTGGCTGCTAGTCTTTTTGATTTTAGGACTATGGGACCAGTTAAAGCTCCTAAAGCCTTTAATATCAAGGATTTCACACCGAGATTTCACTTTGATCTGAAAGGTGACAGTGAGGTTATACTTACATTAGCCTTTGATTTTGATGGTTTCCTAGTCCATAATCGACAAGAGTTGAGTCATTTAGGATTTACGAGTAACTATCGTCATGAGCAGGCTGTTTTCCGTTTGATGGCTAAGCATGGATTCACCCCTGATTTTCAGTCATCTAAACGATTAAGTAGCAGTCAAGAGCTCTATGATTTCTTTACGAATACTCTAGCAGAATTTGACAATACAGGGACGGTTCTGATTGGGCAGGAGTTGCGTGACTTACGGGTTGAACAGAGTCCACAGGTTCAGGTAGAGCGTCAGGGGAATTTATTAGATATTTCCTTTGATTTTTCAAGTCTTGACGATGAAGATGTGGATCATGCTTTAGCAGCTTTGATGGAAAGTTCGCCCTATTTTATCAATCGTAGTGGTCAGTTGATTGTTTTTGACGAAGCGACGCATCGTATTAGTGAGAGTCTCAAAACTCTAAGAGCTCGATATTCAGGGCAAGGTCACCTAGAACTAAATCAATTGACTGCCTATCAATTAATGGAGGCTCTTTCAGAAAGTGATTCTGTTCGTTTTTCAAAAGATTTCCAACTCTTAACGCAACATTTGAGTAAACCAGAGACCTTTGATTTGCCAACTTATAAGGTAGAAGCTGACCTTCGTCCCTACCAGGAAAAGGGTGTTCAGTGGCTATCTATGTTGCATCACTATGGTTTTGGCGGTATCTTGGCCGATGATATGGGGTTGGGGAAAACCTTGCAGACCATTGCCTATCTCTCTGCACATTTAGAAGAAGAGCAACGAGTCTTGGTTTTGTCACCATCAAGCCTGATTTACAATTGGCAGGATGAGTTTAAAAAGTTCGCTCCTCAGTTAGATGTAGCGGTTTCTTATGGACTCAAGCCAAGACGTGATGACATCATTGCTGAAGACCACCAGATTATTATTACAAGCTATGCTTCCTTCCGTCAGGATTTTGATGCCTACAAGGCTGGTAAATATGACTATCTCATTCTCGATGAGGCTCAGGTCATGAAGAATACACAGACAAAGATTGCCCAATATCTACGTGATTTTTCTGTTCCACATTGCTTAGCACTATCTGGAACGCCTATTGAAAATCATTTGTTGGAGATTTGGTCTATTTTCCAAATTATTCTACCAGGACTTTTACCGGCTAAGAAAACTTTCCTTAAGTTAACACCAAAGGAAGTGGCTAGGTATATTTCTCCCTTTATTCTAAGACGTAGGAAAGAAGAGGTCCTTCCTGATTTACCAGATTTGATTGAAATCACTCACCAAAGTGAATTGTCAGATGCTCAAAAGGCTATCTATTTAGCGCAATTGCAACAGATGCAGCAAGGTTTAATTTCTGCAAGTGATCAGGAAATCAACCGTCGTAAGGTGGAAATTTTGTCAGGAATTACCCGCTTACGACAAATCTGTGATACCCCAGCTCTTTTTATGGACTATGCTGGAGATAGCGGAAAATTAGATAGCCTAAGAGAGTTGCTTAGTCAAATTAAGGAATCAGACCACCGTGTTCTTATCTTTTCACAATTTCGTGGGATGTTAGATATTACAGAGGGGCTCTTACAAGAATTAGGTATTTCCTCTTATAAGCTAACAGGGTCAACGCCATCTGATAGTCGTCAAGAGATGACCAGAGCCTTCAATCAAGGAAGTCGAGATGCCTTTTTGATTTCTCTAAAAGCAGGAGGAGTGGGACTGAATCTAACTGGTGCTGATACGGTTATTCTGATTGACCTTTGGTGGAATCCAGCGGTAGAAATGCAGGCTATTAGTCGTGCGCATCGTATAGGTCAGGAACAAAATGTCGAAGTTTACCGTTTGATTACAAGAGGGACTATTGAAGAGAAAATTCTTGAGCTTCAAGAAGGCAAGAAGAACCTTGTAACAACTGTCTTGGATGGCAATGAAAGCCGTGCCAGCATGACCGTTGAGGATATTAAAGAAATTCTTGGTATTGTAATATCTTAA
- a CDS encoding GNAT family N-acetyltransferase: MLIRHAREDDWADVVRIEQDNFSPEEAATPEAIAERLKTICDTFLIAEIDGVVAGYIEGPVIAERYLTDDLFHKVVPNASQGGFIAVTSLSISKDFKGQGIGTALIAALKDLAIAQKRQGISLTCHDYLIAYYEMNGFTDEGESESNHGGSTWYNMVWENPETH, translated from the coding sequence ATGCTTATTCGACATGCCCGAGAGGATGATTGGGCTGATGTTGTCCGTATCGAACAAGATAATTTTTCACCTGAAGAGGCTGCAACTCCAGAGGCTATTGCGGAGCGTTTAAAGACGATTTGTGATACCTTTCTAATTGCTGAAATTGATGGCGTTGTAGCTGGCTACATTGAAGGGCCTGTGATTGCGGAACGTTATCTTACAGATGACTTGTTCCATAAGGTGGTTCCTAATGCTAGTCAAGGAGGCTTTATTGCAGTTACTAGTTTGTCTATCTCCAAAGATTTTAAAGGGCAAGGGATTGGTACAGCCTTGATTGCAGCGCTTAAGGATCTAGCTATCGCCCAAAAACGCCAAGGTATTAGTTTGACTTGCCATGATTACCTGATTGCCTATTATGAGATGAATGGCTTCACTGATGAAGGAGAATCAGAATCAAATCATGGCGGTAGCACTTGGTATAATATGGTTTGGGAGAATCCAGAAACCCATTGA
- the murC gene encoding UDP-N-acetylmuramate--L-alanine ligase yields the protein MSKTYHFIGIKGSGMSALALMLHQMGHKVQGSDVEKYYFTQRGLEQAGIPILPFDEKNITEDVELIAGNAFREDNNVEVAYAIKNGYSFKRYHEFLGHFMDQFTSFGVAGAHGKTSTTGLLSHVMKNITDTSYLIGDGTGRGSANAQYFVFESDEYERHFMPYHPAYSIITNIDFDHPDYFTSIDDVLSAFDDYAKQVQKGLFVYGEDPHLRKITANAPIYYYGFEENDDFMATDIVRTTTGSNFKVKHDGQILGEFHVPAYGRHNILNATAVIGTLYVAGFDMDLVAEHLKTFSGVKRRFTEKIISGTVVIDDFAHHPTEIIATLDAARQKYPSKEIVAIFQPHTFTRTIALLDEFAEALNEADAVYLAQIYGSAREVDHGDVKVEDLAAKINKPAKVVTVENVSPLLDHDNAVYVFMGAGDIQLYERSFEELLASLQTHM from the coding sequence ATGTCAAAAACTTATCATTTTATTGGAATTAAAGGATCTGGTATGTCAGCTTTGGCTTTGATGCTCCACCAAATGGGACACAAGGTTCAAGGTTCAGATGTGGAAAAATATTACTTCACACAACGTGGTCTTGAGCAAGCAGGTATTCCTATCCTTCCTTTCGATGAAAAAAACATCACAGAAGATGTTGAATTGATTGCTGGAAATGCCTTTCGTGAAGACAACAACGTTGAAGTTGCTTATGCGATTAAAAATGGCTACAGCTTTAAGCGTTATCACGAGTTTTTGGGTCACTTCATGGATCAATTCACTAGCTTTGGTGTGGCAGGTGCACATGGTAAGACTTCTACAACAGGTCTCTTGTCACATGTTATGAAAAATATCACAGACACGTCATACCTTATCGGTGACGGAACTGGTCGAGGTTCTGCTAATGCACAATACTTTGTCTTTGAGTCTGATGAATATGAACGTCATTTCATGCCATACCACCCAGCATACTCAATCATCACTAACATTGACTTTGACCATCCTGATTACTTTACAAGTATCGATGATGTGTTATCTGCCTTTGATGATTATGCTAAGCAAGTGCAAAAAGGACTCTTTGTTTACGGTGAGGATCCACACCTTCGTAAGATTACAGCCAATGCGCCAATCTATTACTACGGTTTCGAAGAAAATGATGACTTTATGGCAACAGACATTGTTCGTACAACGACAGGGTCTAATTTCAAGGTAAAACACGATGGACAAATTCTTGGAGAATTCCATGTGCCAGCCTATGGTCGTCACAATATCTTGAATGCAACTGCGGTTATTGGGACCCTCTATGTAGCTGGTTTCGACATGGATTTGGTTGCAGAACACCTTAAAACTTTCTCAGGTGTTAAACGTCGTTTCACAGAAAAAATTATCAGTGGTACTGTTGTCATCGATGACTTTGCTCACCATCCAACTGAAATTATTGCAACGCTTGATGCAGCACGCCAAAAGTACCCATCTAAAGAGATTGTTGCTATTTTCCAACCACATACCTTCACACGTACCATTGCTCTTCTTGATGAATTTGCTGAAGCTTTGAACGAAGCAGATGCTGTTTATTTGGCGCAAATTTATGGTTCAGCGCGTGAAGTTGACCATGGTGATGTTAAGGTTGAAGATCTTGCTGCTAAGATCAATAAACCTGCCAAAGTGGTTACAGTTGAAAACGTCTCACCTCTCCTTGACCATGACAATGCTGTTTATGTCTTTATGGGAGCTGGGGATATCCAACTTTACGAACGCTCGTTTGAAGAGCTCCTAGCAAGCTTGCAAACACACATGTAA